AACGATTTAATGTCATATAATGTAGATATACGAgttcttttttttgttcctaATACCATAATAACTTAGTCATTATACACCGTATAGGGTTAAATTACCCAGTTACAAGGCAAGTCCCtgaacctttgagcatgacgtaaTGTCAGTTGGCTATGATGGCCCGGCTTAGGATCGTGTTCTTTAGGGGAAAGCCAAAGATCACGCCATATTCGAAGCGTCGTACCGTGTTGTTCAAAGGCTGAGTATTTCTGGCGTGCTTGAAAGACCTAGGAGGTTTATATTAGTTTATATAGAGTTTGACGGTCAAAAAAAACCTATATCATTGATGCCGTCATTTGTATGATATTTCAATAACTACTGTACAGATGTGTTTTATTCGCAGTATGGAATCTACTGTGCGGGGGTGGCGGGCGCGATTCTGGTGCTACATAGTGTCCGAGCGGTGAGTGTATATGGCAATGTTCTTGATGTAGGCGgtaagtgtatatacatatggcaaTGTTCTTGTTATAGGCGgtaagtgtatatacatacgacatTGTTCTTGTTATAGGCGGTAAGTGTATATACATTAGGCAATGTGCTTGGTATATGTATAATTTTCTAAGTGTATATACATTAAGCAATGTGCTTGGTATATGTATAATTTTCACTATGCttgtttctttttatatatgtgaCAGGAATTAGAGTAATTAGGAGCTTATTGAACCAATAGCAGCCAAAGTCTGAAAATATAAAGATAGTTGCCTTCATATGCAAACAACAGAATATGGAAAAGGAGTATTGAACTAAGTGTTGTTTACAGAAAttcatggggggtggggggtattaCTACAGTATATGGTTTATTAAGGACGTATGTTCACAGTGATTGAGGCGGGGCTATTCTTGTGATGGTCAATATGGTTGTGGTTGCGAACTGTAACTGAGGGACGAGGGATACCTAGCGACGTGAGGTGACGATGGCGCATCTAACCCAGATTGTTAGGTTAGACCCAGTTGGCGGTTAGAGAGAACCGATGAGTTGTGTCGTTAGATGAGTGATGAATGGTGAGGGTGATTTTGTATGCCTTATTCTAGTAAACCTTGCTGTCTGCTGGATAAGGAAGGGGACCAAGAGGATAGGCATATGTTAGTATGGGAAGACTGGAAGTTGTGATGTTCTTGATTTCAAGTGCACTGTAATTACCTATAAGTGCTATGCGGAGAGGGATTTTGTGCATGTAGTTCTGTGAGAATGTAGTCAGTGTGTGTAATCCCATATGCACGTGAGGAGGGAGCCTTACACTCTCGTGGGACCTTCATCTCAGCTGTGTGAAGGCTAGAGGTCATATTTCGCACTGTTTGATATAATATGCTTAGGGCGCGAACGTGATGTAGACCTTAGATCCAATCTGGTATGTTTACGGGCTCCTCCACCTGTCATACCTTGGCAGTGAACTGTTAGCCGTCAACAGGAAAGGCTTCATGAACTGTTCCTTGAAACACCATACGAAACAGTTAAACTTTCGAGTTAGTTTTTGTACGTTCATTGTGAATATTTCCGAAACACAGTGGTTCGGTGTTATTAACCCGCTATTTCTCTTTCAGTTCACAAAATTTACAAGTATCCATGATATTCCCAAAGAGTTCATAACAAAACATGTGCGACTGCATGGGCGCGTGAAGTGGGTGGGTGTGACGCCACCAGGGACAGAACCAACTACAGCCACGGTTGCTCTGCCACTGCCCGCCAAGGAAGATACGCCGCAGGCCGCCACCCACATGTCACCCCTACCAACAGAAAATGGATCTATATCTCCTCCGTTTTCTCCTACCGGCGTTGAAACGAAAGAAAACGTGGTCATGTCTGGCCCAGGCGCCAAGAGTCTGAGTGAAGACAACCGTGGGATATACGAGGGAGCAGGGGAGCTACACCCATGGGAAGACGGCATTGATCCTAATGTTGCCAGGATACAATATGATGAGGAGTTGCGTCCTCTTTACCTTCAGGTACACTTGCGAACTGACATTTCTTCATTATATACACTCCCTTCGTAACTGAAGTTAACCACTGGGTGTTGTCACATTATTATGGCATTTTAATACTTTATGCGTTGGTTGACATGTCTCCTGGCACCAACAGGTGGAGCACACGCCTGTTATTCCCTTACTACAGAAGAAGAGCGACCAGCTTTTGCCGATCCAGTTGGCTGATGTTGAGGTAATGTGTTTATCTAAATAATCgttaaagaaaaaacaattaCTAAGTGTTTTTCCTTGTATGTAATTTAGCTTTATGTTTATATCAGAATTATTCAAGGATATTTTACTGTATAGTTAGCATAATCAAAATTTTATCCAACCTCGTTCTTTTTGAAATTGTAGTCAAGAACTTCTGACTAATCATCTCAAAATATTGGGAGCATACTGTATATTTTGACTTCCAGCTGACaggagctggtgtgtggagggcacGGGGTCAGCTGGAGGGCCAGAGGACTTGGTTCACACTAATCTCCCACAACACTGACCACCATACTCTTGTGTCACTCGTCCGGCCGGCCAAGGTTTGCTACACTAAATGTTTCGTTATAATAGACCGCCCTGAATGATTAAAACATTATTCAAATTATTCATATTTGGTGACACTTCCATGCGCCAAAATTTCTTCACAAGTTACACGATGTCTTATGATTATGGAATGATATTGTATATACAagatggctgtttgtgtgcccacactataggtagaccacacaatactcggcaagctactttGTCATATGATTACAATGTGGACGCTAGCAACTCTAGGGTAgcccattttgataactgtttctttctctacacctcgaatcGTATTCATCCCAAGAGTTATGACCTAGGACATTATACAAGATagatttttacttcctccaaaattcttgaataaTTTTCCTTACCCTTCTTTCTCCATTTCGTTAACCTCTAATATTAATCAGAGCCCGCCCTTGTTGTGGACACCGTGGCGGAAGCTTCCAAAGAAAAGGTTTTCAAAGGGGATATAtctgtcacaggtggagggaacaagaagagggagaccaaactggaggtggaaggatggaatgaagaatgaaaaagattttgagctatcaggggctgaacatgcatgagggtgaacgGTGTGCACGGAAGAAGgggaattagaacaatgtggtatactggtgtcgacgtgctatcaatggactgaaacaaggcatgtgaaacgtctggggccaggatgtggaaagggagctgtggtttcagtgcattacacatatcaGCTAGGGAATGACTGTTCGCGGAtctggcctttcttcgtctgtttcctggtgctaccttgctgacgcagggggtggcgatgctgtttcctgtgtggtggggacacaccgggaatggacgaaggtgaggaagtatgaatatgaaagGCCAACATAAGCCACCTTCCAAGGTTTGGATTTACAAGAGCTTCATGTtgtcatcttacataaggccaaaacttgaGAAAgcctctccagtttggtcactaCACCTAAAGAAGGACAAAGAGCTAATATAGATGGTCCACAGGAAAGTGACAAATGTAGTGCATGAATGAAGCCTTGAAACTGCTCACCTTAGAAGagggaagagtaagggatgacctgatcacaacctttcatttttttttaaatagaacgATGATGTAGAGAGTGAACACTTCCACTAGAGGTGTAAGGATAGATCATCCTGAGGgcagaacatgaaattaaacaacttGCTAATCAAGATCAGAAAAAGAACTTTTACATAaaattggtggatgaatggaagaaaattaAGTCATGGTAAATGCAGTcggcatacagaaatttaagaagttgtattatAGTAATCTTTAAAAGATGGGACTTCATGAGTGTAATAATTCCTTTAATGCAtagggaactttagtgaagggggctaatgggggtgataacaagtattggtgatgtgaggagatggagtgagtattttgaaggtttgttgaatgtgtttgatgatagagcggcagatatatggtgttttagatgaggtggtgtgcaaagtgagagggttagggagaatgatttggtaaacatagaagaggtagtaaaagctttgcagaagatgaaagccggcaaggcagcgggtttggatggcattacagtggaatttattaaaaaagggggtgactattgttgactagttggtaaggttatttaatgtatgtatgactcatggtgaggtgcctgaggattggtggaatgcttgcatagtgccattgtacaaaggcaaaggggataaaagtgagtgctcaaattacagaggtataagtttgttgagtattcctgggaaattgtatgggagggtattgattgagagggtgaaggcatgtatatagcatcagattggggaagagcagtgtggtttcagaagtggtagaggatgtgtggatcaggtgtttgctttgaagaatgtatgtgagtaatacttagaaaagcaaatggattgtatgtagcatttatggatctggagaaggcatatgacagagttgatagagatactctggggaaggtattaagaatatatgatgtgggaggcaagttgttagaagcagtgaaaactttttatcgtggatgtaaggcatgtgtacgtgtaggaagagaggaaagtgattggttctcagtgaatgttggtttgcggcaggggtgtgtgatgtctccatggttgtttaatttgtttatggatggggttgttagggaggtgaatgcaagagttttggaaagaggggcaagtatgcagtctgttgtggatgagagagcttgggaagtgagtcagttgttgttcgttgatgatacatcgctggtggctgatttgtgtgagaaactgcagaagctggtgactgagtttggtaaagtgcgtgaaagacgaaagctgagagtaaatgtgaataagaacaaggttattaggtacagtagggttgagggacaaatcaattgggaggtaaatttgaatggagaaaaactggaggaagtgaagtgttttagatatctgggagtggatttggcagcagatggaaccatggaagcggaagtgaatcataggttggggagggggcaaaagttctgggagcattgaagaatgtgtggaagtcaagaacattatctaggaaagcaaaaatgggtatgtttgaaggaatagtggttccaacgatgttatatggttgcgaagcgtgggctgtagatagagctgtgcggaggagggtggatgtgctggaaatgagatgcttgaggacaatctgtggtgagaggtggtttgatcgagtaagtaataatagggtaagagagatgtgtggtaataaaaagagtgtggttgagagagcagaagagggtgttttgaaatggtttggttgcatggagagaatgagtgaggaaagattgaccaagaggatatatgtgtcagaggtggatggaagaggagaagtgggagaccaaattggaggtggaaagaaggaatgaaaaagattttgagtgattggggtctgaacatgcaggagggtgaaaagcatgcaaggaatagagtgaattggaatgatgtggtataccggggtcgacatgctgtcaatggattgaaccagggcatgtgaagtgtctggggtaaaccatggaaagttctgtggggcctggatgtggaaagggagctgtggtttcggtgtattattacatatacttagtcgctgtctcccgcattagtgaggtagcgcaaggaaacagacgaaagaatggccaaacccacccacatacacatgcatatacataaacgcccacacacacacatatatatatataccactacatatcaacatatacatacatttacataaacagacatatacatatatacacatgtgcatattcatatttgctgccttcatccattccagtcaccaccccgccacacataaaatggcacccccctcctgctgcgtgcatgcaaggtagcactaggaaaagacaacaaagcccacattcattcacactcaatctctagctgttatctgtaatgcaccgaaaccacagcttcttttccacatccaggccccacaaaactttccatggtttaccccagatgcttcacatgccctggttcaatccattgacagcacatcacaactggtataccacatcgttccaaatcactctattccttgcacacctttcaccttcctgtgtatacagttcaggccccgatcgctcacgatcttttccactccatccttccacctcaaatttggtctcccacttctcgttccctccacctcagacacacatatcctctttgtcaatctttcctcactcatcctctccacgttaccaaaccatttcaatacaccctcttctgctctctcgaccacactctttttattaccacaaatctctcttaccctttcataacttactcgatcaaaccacctcacaccacatattgtcctcaagcatttcatttccaacacacccaccctcctccacacaaccttatctatagcccatgcctcgcaaccatataacattgttggaaccactattccttcaaacatagccatttttgctctccgagataacattctcgccttctacacattcttcaacgctcctgaaCCTTTGCcaccgccttccacacattcttcaacactccagaacctttgccccctcccccaccctgtgactcacttccacttccatggttacatccgctgctaaatctactcccaaatatctaaaacacttcacgtcctccagtttttctccactcaaacttacctcccgattaactaGTTACTCAgtcctactgaacataataaccttgcttttattcacattcactctcagctttcttctttcacaaactttaccaaactcagtcaccaacttctgcaatttctcatccgaatcagccaccagtgctgtatcatcagcaaacaacaactgactcacttcccaagctctctcatccacaacagactgcatacttgcccctctgtccaaaactcttgcattcacctccctaacaactccatccataaacaaattaaacaaccatggagacatgacacacccctgccacaaaccgacgttcacttggaaccaatcactttcctctcttcctactcatacacatgccttacatctttgataaaaagttttcactgcttctaacaacttgcctcccacaccatatattcttaataccttccacagaacatctctatcaactctatcatatgccttctccagatccataaatgctacatacaatccatttgcttttctaagtattactcacatacattcttcaaagcaaacacctgatccacacaccctctaccacttctgaaaccacactgctcttccccaatctgatgctctgtacatgccttcaccctctcaatcaataccctcccatataatttcccaggaatactcaacaaacttatacctctgtaatttgagcactcacttttatccactttttctttgtacagtggcactatgcatgcattccaccaatcctcaggcatctcaccatgagtcatacatactttgaatatccttaccaaccagtcaagaacacagtcacccccttttttaataaattccactgcaataccatcaaaacctgctgccgtgccggctttcatcttccgcacagcttttactacctcttctctgtctaccaaatcattcttcctgaccctctcacttcgcacaccaccttgtccAAAAGACCTTAtatccaccactctatcatcaaacacgttcaacaaaccttcaaaatactcaatccatctcctcacaacaccactacttgttatcacctccccattagcccccttcaccgatgttcccatttgttctattttcttacgcactttatttacctccttccaaaacatctttttattctccctaaaatttaatgatactttctcaccccaactctcatttgccctctttttcacctcttggacctttctcttgacctcctgcctctttcttttatacatttcccagtcatttgcactatttccctgcaaaacgcatccaaatgcctctctcttctctttcactaataatcttagttcttcatctcaccactcattaccctttctaatctgcccatctcccacgcttctcatgccacaagcatcttttgcacaagccatcactgcttccctagatacatcccattcttcccccactccccttatgtcctttgctctcacctttttccattctacactcagtctctcctggtactttctcattattattattattttacttgatcaccgtttccctgGGTTTAGGGGAGAGAGAACACTTCCcatctattccctgcatgttgtagaaggtgattaaaagaaGGCGAGAACAGGGGGCTCGAAGTCCCTtcatcctctttttcttttctaaaagaaggaacagaggggggccaggtgaggatttttcctctacaccccagtcatctgttcttgttgttaacttgttaatgcaggaaaaggtgattatgcatgaaaaaaaaattcatacattagccatttcccgcaccagagggatagcatcaagaatagatgacagccttagagggaaaatactGACTTGGCCTGTGTCTCTGTTCTtccatttggaaaagtaaaacaggaggtgaGGATTCCCAGCTTCCCACTCCCACCccagtcgctttctatgacatgcagggaatatgtgggtagtAGATTATTTTTTTGGTGGTGAAATTCTTAAAAGCTTTTGCTTAATATGGTCCAAATATTAGCCCAAGCTGCCATGGGATTGACATTCTTCTTTCCATTTCATTGGAGTGTGATCTTTTGATACTGAGTATATGCTATCTGAACACATCTGCTGCAAGAAGTGTTTCTTACAGAATAATGGTGTTGTTTTTTGCAGATGTTCCGAAGGATGAGTTTGAATGAGCAACTGCTACGTGAGGGATTGGCAATAGTGGGACCCATGGATCTTGAGCTGCATGAGGACCGTTACTATGTCAAACTGTACACAAAACTTTTGCGGGCTCAGGAATATGCTGAGAAGAGAGAGTTGGGCATGTGGAAGGTGCCATCAAAACTCCAGAGAGGCTTACTGGGGCGTCTGTGGGTGAAGCTGCGAGCACTTGTGGCCAGAAAGAGTCACTGACTGTACAATTACAGTATTTCTAAAAGGCAAAATTTATGAGTTCCTGAAAATTATACAGTTCTTGTCCAGAGAAAATTCTAAAATGTGCAAGAATTTGTTTTCCTTAATTCAAGTGATGAAGAATTTAAACATACTTATTATTTCATTACAGGTAAAATCTTCTAGTTCACTGTCATCTAATATTCATATTACAGAAAATAAAATCATAGGTGCTTCCCCTACTCTGATTCCAGTGAGTTTCTTGAAGGTTCCTAACTCAGGTTCATTTTGCTTTTACTAGTTTTATTTACATAAATGCTACTTAAAAAGTTATGTCTCATTTTGCCCTGTAGTAGATTtaatggaaatatatgtatatgtgtgtataaatatgtatataactgtgagtgaggggctggaaatctttccaaaagaaggaacagagcaaaaaGTGAAATTTTATCCTTTAAGGGTCAGTCATCtgtcttgacactaccttgctcaagtgggaaatggcaaatatatgtacatattcatacttgcttgccttcatccattcctggcaccatcctgctccacaggaaacagcactgctttcccctgcttcagcgaggtagtgccaggaaaacagacaaaaaaggccacattcattcacactcagtctctagctgtcatgtgtaatgcactgaaaccacaactccctatacacatccaagcccaacagacctttccatggtttaccccagatgtttcacatgcactgtttcagtccactgactgcacatacaccctggtataccacattgttccattccactctgtcctgtgcacacctttcaaccctCCAGCATGCTcatgccctgattgctcaaaatattttctatttcatccttccatctccaatctggtctctctcttcctgttccctcaacttctgatacatataacctctttgtcaatctttcctcactcattctctccatgtgtcaaaaccattttattcagcataccctctccacctctttcaaaacactcttttttattaccaaagctctcttatcctttcagtacttacttgttcaaaccacctcacaccacatactatcctcaagcacttcatttccatcatatctacaatcctctgcacagtcttatctacagcccatgccttgcatccatataatctTGTTGGGActactctatcttcaaacacactaATTTGTACCCCCACCCAGATAacatttcttctttccacacattcttcagcactcctagaaccttcaccccctcacccagctgtgactcacttccgcttccatggttccatttgttgccatgtccacttcccaTCCTTcatgttttcttcattcaaactcacaccccaataaacctgtcccttaaccctgctaaacctaataaccttgcttatattcatatttactctacacttcctccttttat
This region of Panulirus ornatus isolate Po-2019 chromosome 38, ASM3632096v1, whole genome shotgun sequence genomic DNA includes:
- the LOC139760919 gene encoding protein C3orf33-like; the encoded protein is MSDDAPQPPSSFYTSASSSFAKITHAIDDNIRIIQYGIYCAGVAGAILVLHSVRAFTKFTSIHDIPKEFITKHVRLHGRVKWVGVTPPGTEPTTATVALPLPAKEDTPQAATHMSPLPTENGSISPPFSPTGVETKENVVMSGPGAKSLSEDNRGIYEGAGELHPWEDGIDPNVARIQYDEELRPLYLQVEHTPVIPLLQKKSDQLLPIQLADVELTGAGVWRARGQLEGQRTWFTLISHNTDHHTLVSLVRPAKMFRRMSLNEQLLREGLAIVGPMDLELHEDRYYVKLYTKLLRAQEYAEKRELGMWKVPSKLQRGLLGRLWVKLRALVARKSH